One Streptomyces fagopyri DNA window includes the following coding sequences:
- the mltG gene encoding endolytic transglycosylase MltG → MQKKTPRRSMIRLTRRGRVALVATGAVVAVTAVAVPLLIVGGEEAPRASLVIPEGWRSGQVYRAVDEALALHPGATKKSLAKAHLKLPDVAAGNPEGYLFPATYPVDAEATPESLLRFMVDTAYKRFHRSPITAGAQRNAMDVYQVVTIASIVQAEAATKADMGKVARVIFNRLQQGMPLQMDSTLNYALNRSTLNTTTNDTKLKSPYNSYERMGLPPTPIANPGEQAMRAAINPTPGDWLYFVTVKPGDTRFTASYEEHQRNVAEFNRTNRTSGSSAPTSSG, encoded by the coding sequence ATGCAGAAGAAGACTCCGCGACGGAGCATGATTCGACTGACGCGCCGGGGCCGGGTCGCCCTCGTCGCGACCGGAGCCGTCGTGGCGGTCACCGCCGTGGCGGTGCCGCTGCTGATCGTCGGAGGCGAGGAGGCGCCGCGCGCGTCCCTCGTGATCCCGGAGGGCTGGCGCTCGGGCCAGGTCTACCGGGCCGTCGACGAGGCGCTCGCCCTGCACCCGGGCGCCACCAAGAAGTCCCTGGCCAAGGCTCATCTGAAACTGCCCGACGTCGCGGCGGGCAACCCCGAGGGATACCTGTTCCCGGCGACGTACCCGGTCGACGCGGAGGCGACGCCGGAGTCACTGCTGCGCTTCATGGTCGACACGGCCTACAAGAGATTCCACAGAAGCCCGATCACCGCGGGAGCCCAGCGCAACGCGATGGACGTCTATCAGGTGGTCACCATCGCGAGCATCGTCCAGGCGGAGGCGGCCACCAAGGCCGACATGGGCAAGGTGGCCCGGGTGATCTTCAACCGGCTCCAGCAGGGCATGCCGCTGCAGATGGACTCCACGCTCAACTACGCGCTGAACCGGTCCACTCTGAACACGACCACGAACGACACGAAGCTCAAGAGCCCCTACAACTCCTACGAGCGCATGGGTCTGCCGCCCACACCCATCGCCAACCCCGGCGAGCAGGCGATGCGCGCCGCGATCAATCCGACCCCGGGCGACTGGCTGTACTTCGTCACCGTCAAGCCGGGCGACACCCGCTTCACGGCCAGTTACGAGGAGCATCAGAGAAACGTCGCAGAATTCAACCGGACCAACCGGACGAGCGGGTCGTCGGCCCCGACGTCGTCCGGCTGA